Proteins encoded in a region of the Streptomyces violaceoruber genome:
- a CDS encoding iron-siderophore ABC transporter substrate-binding protein — MLLRTTRTKPWRRLAAALSAAALGVGLLAGCGSDSDDPADEAGGGTPAAAGAFPVTVEHAFGTTKIDKAPERVVSVGYTDDQTVLAFGIKPVGMVDQYPNPAGQSPDINTQWPWVKDKWGDTKPEVVMKNGDTGPNFEKIAALRPDLIVAVYSEIDQAAYDKLSKIAPTVGRTKGEKEPFSAPWQDNALHIAKALGKAEEGEKMVADIQGKLDAAKQAHPEFADKTAVVLSWYKDSVAPFTSTDVRGRLVTGIGFKYETEIDKVAGGDFYTTLSPERVDLVDVDRVFVINDKADQDALKKFELFTNLDAVKNGKVSYLLDSEGPAVGAAISQGTLLSMPYAVDELVKSAG; from the coding sequence ATGCTCCTCAGAACAACGCGTACGAAGCCCTGGCGACGACTCGCGGCGGCCCTGTCCGCCGCCGCGCTCGGCGTCGGACTCCTCGCGGGGTGCGGATCCGACTCGGACGACCCGGCGGACGAGGCGGGCGGCGGCACCCCGGCCGCGGCCGGCGCCTTCCCGGTCACCGTGGAGCACGCGTTCGGAACGACGAAGATCGACAAGGCGCCCGAGCGGGTCGTCTCCGTCGGCTACACCGACGACCAGACCGTCCTGGCCTTCGGCATCAAGCCCGTCGGCATGGTCGACCAGTACCCGAACCCGGCCGGCCAGAGCCCCGACATCAACACCCAGTGGCCCTGGGTGAAGGACAAGTGGGGCGACACCAAGCCCGAGGTCGTCATGAAGAACGGGGACACGGGCCCCAACTTCGAGAAGATCGCCGCGCTGCGCCCCGACCTGATCGTCGCGGTCTACTCCGAGATCGACCAGGCCGCCTACGACAAGCTCTCCAAGATCGCGCCCACGGTGGGCCGCACCAAGGGCGAGAAGGAGCCGTTCAGCGCTCCCTGGCAGGACAACGCGCTGCACATCGCCAAGGCGCTCGGCAAGGCCGAGGAGGGCGAGAAGATGGTGGCCGACATCCAGGGCAAGCTGGACGCGGCCAAGCAGGCGCACCCCGAATTCGCGGACAAGACCGCGGTCGTGCTGTCCTGGTACAAGGACTCGGTGGCACCGTTCACCTCCACCGACGTGCGCGGACGGCTCGTGACCGGCATCGGCTTCAAGTACGAGACCGAGATCGACAAGGTCGCCGGCGGCGACTTCTACACCACGCTCTCGCCCGAACGCGTCGACCTGGTCGACGTGGACCGTGTCTTCGTCATCAACGACAAGGCGGACCAGGACGCGTTGAAGAAGTTCGAGCTGTTCACCAACCTGGACGCCGTCAAGAACGGCAAGGTGTCGTACCTGCTGGACAGCGAGGGCCCGGCGGTCGGCGCGGCCATCTCCCAGGGCACCCTGCTGTCCATGCCGTACGCCGTCGACGAACTCGTCAAGTCGGCCGGGTAG
- a CDS encoding ABC transporter ATP-binding protein: MSATDTRVATAPAVLRTATGGESGRWVAAHCREVPWLTAATVLTTVAGAALQVLPVLLLGRVVDAVAGGESQDVLVTIGILMVAAALLGAVATAVSTCLIGRLGADLLARLREGAVRAVLAMPSARVEQVGRGDVLSRVGDDVAVISKGIRTAVPTVFSAGVLVAIATAGMFGLDWRLGLAGAGALPAYALALRWYLPRSAPLYRKQRVAQADRAQALISGLNGIDTVRAYRLEGAFRERVTRESWRVRELGIEVFRFFGRFVGRENRAEFIGLTLIIVVGYALLEADAATLGEVSAAPLLFHRLFTPLGAIMFTFDEAQKSGASLTRLVGVLGEDAADRLVGDASVGTAAAGAYPVTVRGLTFTYPGADEPVLRDVDLTIPAGGSLALVGATGAGKSTLAALVAGIGTPQAGSVRVGPADLAELDEAGARALVSILTQETHVFSGPLADDLRLAAPEATDAELLDALRTVGAGQWVDALPDGLDTPVGEGGERLDVTKVAQIALARLVLGRAPVVVLDESTAEAGSEGAAELERAVLAACAGRTTLFVAHRLTQAMAADRIAVLDAGRVVEEGTHAELVALGGRYARLWRAWREGGRAGC, translated from the coding sequence GTGAGCGCCACCGACACCCGCGTCGCCACGGCCCCGGCCGTCCTGCGCACCGCGACCGGAGGCGAGTCCGGCCGGTGGGTCGCGGCACACTGCCGCGAGGTGCCGTGGCTGACGGCCGCCACGGTTCTCACCACGGTGGCCGGAGCGGCACTCCAGGTGCTCCCCGTACTGCTGCTCGGCCGGGTGGTCGACGCGGTGGCGGGAGGCGAGTCGCAGGACGTCCTGGTCACGATCGGGATTCTGATGGTCGCCGCGGCGCTGCTCGGCGCGGTGGCGACCGCGGTGTCGACCTGTCTGATCGGACGGCTCGGCGCCGACCTGCTCGCCCGGCTGCGGGAGGGCGCCGTGCGCGCCGTCCTGGCGATGCCCAGCGCGCGGGTCGAACAGGTGGGCCGCGGCGACGTGCTGTCCCGGGTCGGCGACGACGTCGCCGTGATCTCCAAGGGAATCCGCACCGCCGTCCCCACGGTGTTCTCGGCCGGAGTCCTCGTCGCCATCGCCACCGCCGGCATGTTCGGGCTCGACTGGCGGCTCGGTCTGGCGGGAGCCGGTGCGCTGCCCGCGTACGCGCTGGCCCTGCGCTGGTACCTGCCGAGGTCCGCCCCGCTGTACCGGAAGCAGCGGGTGGCCCAGGCCGACCGGGCGCAGGCCCTGATCAGCGGCCTGAACGGCATCGACACCGTCCGGGCCTACCGGCTCGAGGGCGCCTTCCGGGAGCGGGTCACCCGGGAGTCGTGGCGGGTGCGCGAGCTCGGCATCGAGGTGTTCCGGTTCTTCGGCCGGTTCGTCGGCCGGGAGAACCGCGCCGAGTTCATCGGGCTGACGCTCATCATCGTGGTGGGCTACGCGCTGCTGGAGGCGGACGCGGCCACCCTGGGCGAGGTGTCCGCGGCACCGCTGCTCTTCCACCGGCTGTTCACCCCCCTGGGCGCCATCATGTTCACCTTCGACGAGGCGCAGAAGTCGGGCGCGAGCCTGACCCGGCTGGTCGGCGTGCTGGGGGAGGACGCGGCGGACCGACTGGTCGGCGACGCGTCCGTCGGGACGGCGGCGGCCGGAGCGTACCCGGTGACCGTGCGGGGGCTGACCTTCACCTATCCGGGCGCCGACGAACCGGTCCTCAGGGACGTCGACCTGACGATCCCGGCAGGGGGCTCGCTCGCCCTCGTGGGGGCGACGGGCGCGGGCAAGTCGACGCTGGCCGCGCTGGTCGCGGGCATCGGCACCCCGCAGGCGGGGTCGGTGCGTGTCGGGCCGGCCGACCTGGCGGAGCTGGACGAGGCCGGGGCGCGGGCCCTGGTGAGCATCCTGACCCAGGAGACGCACGTGTTCTCCGGTCCGCTCGCCGACGACCTGCGACTGGCCGCGCCGGAGGCCACCGACGCCGAACTCCTGGACGCCCTGCGCACCGTCGGCGCCGGTCAGTGGGTGGACGCGCTGCCCGACGGGCTGGACACACCCGTCGGTGAGGGCGGCGAGCGCCTCGACGTGACCAAGGTCGCCCAGATCGCGCTGGCCCGGCTGGTGCTCGGCCGGGCGCCCGTGGTGGTCCTGGACGAGTCGACCGCCGAGGCGGGCAGCGAGGGCGCCGCAGAGCTGGAACGTGCCGTGCTCGCCGCGTGCGCGGGACGCACCACGCTGTTCGTGGCCCACCGCCTGACCCAGGCGATGGCGGCGGACCGGATCGCCGTCCTGGACGCCGGACGGGTCGTCGAGGAGGGCACGCACGCGGAGTTGGTGGCTCTGGGCGGCCGCTACGCACGGCTGTGGCGGGCCTGGCGGGAGGGCGGCCGGGCGGGGTGTTAG